One genomic window of Panicum hallii strain FIL2 chromosome 6, PHallii_v3.1, whole genome shotgun sequence includes the following:
- the LOC112897544 gene encoding germin-like protein 12-2, which yields MAPSSYFLLAALLATVTSVAIASDPSPLQDFCVADIHSPVKVNGFVCKDPMAVNADDFFKAANLDKPMDTKKSKVGSNVTLINVMQLPGLNTLGISLARIDYAPLGQNPPHTHPRATEILTVLEGTLYVGFVTSNPNKLFAKVLNKGDVFVFPQGLIHFQFNPIYDKPAVAIAALSSQNPGAITIANAVFGSKPPISDDVLAKAFQVQKGTIDWLQAQFWENNHN from the exons ATGGCTCCCTCCTCCTACTTTCTTCTCGCAGCTCTTCTAGCAACGGTCACTTCTGTGGCCATTGCTTCTGACCCTAGCCCGCTCCAGGACTTCTGCGTTGCCGACATACACTCTCCTG TGAAGGTGAATGGATTTGTTTGCAAGGATCCTATGGCCGTGAACGCAGATGACTTCTTCAAGGCAGCTAACCTTGACAAGCCTATGGACACCAAGAAGAGCAAGGTTGGATCCAATGTCACCTTGATCAATGTCATGCAGTTGCCTGGACTGAACACCCTGGGCATCTCATTGGCCCGTATTGACTATGCACCCCTCGGTCAGAATCCACCACACACACACCCACGTGCCACAGAGATCCTCACTGTGCTCGAGGGGACACTCTACGTTGGATTTGTCACCTCCAACCCGAACAAACTCTTTGCCAAGGTCCTCAACAAGGGTGATGTGTTTGTATTCCCACAAGGGCTCATCCACTTCCAATTCAACCCCATCTATGACAAGCCAGCGGTTGCTATTGCCGCGCTCAGCAGCCAGAACCCTGGGGCTATTACCATCGCAAATGCAGTTTTTGGATCAAAACCACCGATCTCAGACGATGTCTTGGCCAAGGCATTCCAGGTGCAAAAGGGGACAATTGATTGGCTCCAGGCCCAGTTCTGGGAGAACAATCACAACTAG
- the LOC112897542 gene encoding germin-like protein 8-7, producing the protein MAPSSYFLLAVLLALVAYQANASDPSPLQDFCVADKHSPVKVNGFVCKDPMAVNADDFFKAANLDTPRDTMKSKVGSNVTLINVMQLPGLNTLGISLARIDYAPLGENPPHTHPRATEILTVLEGTLYVGFVTSNPNNTLLAKVLNKGDVFVFPEGLIHFQFNPIHDKPAVAIAALSSQNPGVITIANAVFGSKPPISDDVLAKAFQVEKGTIDWLQAQFWENNHY; encoded by the exons ATGGCTCCCTCCTCCTACTTCCTTCTGGCTGTTCTTCTAGCTTTGGTGGCTTATCAGGCCAATGCTTCTGATCCTAGCCCGCTCCAGGACTTCTGTGTCGCTGACAAGCACTCTCCTG TGAAGGTGAATGGATTTGTTTGCAAGGACCCTATGGCCGTGAATGCGGATGACTTCTTCAAGGCAGCCAACCTTGACACGCCTAGGGACACCATGAAGAGCAAGGTGGGGTCTAATGTCACCTTGATCAATGTCATGCAGCTCCCTGGCCTCAACACGCTTGGCATCTCTCTGGCCCGCATCGACTATGCTCCCTTAGGTGAGAACCCGCCGCACACCCACCCACGTGCCACTGAGATCCTCACGGTGCTTGAGGGGACCCTGTACGTCGGGTTTGTCACCTCCAACCCAAACAACACCCTGCTTGCCAAGGTCCTCAACAAGGGTGACGTGTTCGTATTCCCCGAAGGACTCATCCACTTCCAGTTCAACCCCATCCACGACAAGCCAGCGGTTGCAATCGCTGCGCTCAGCAGCCAAAACCCTGGGGTTATCACCATCGCCAATGCGGTCTTTGGATCAAAGCCGCCGATCTCGGATGATGTTTTGGCCAAGGCATTCCAAGTGGAGAAGGGGACAATTGATTGGCTCCAGGCTCAGTTCTGGGAGAACAACCACTACTAA